From Leptolyngbya sp. CCY15150, the proteins below share one genomic window:
- the hypF gene encoding carbamoyltransferase HypF, producing MEEELLVSEDIRVEGIVQGVGFRPTVYRLAEQYELRGWVLNDGAGVWIRVAGEREQIESFLDQLERSPPPLARITRITRAAIPLTAVPEQSFSIAASQTGAVRTKISPDAATCTACQQDLRDPDSRFYRYPFTNCTHCGPRLSIIRAIPYDRHQTSMSAFPMCVACEGDYQAIANRRFHAQPIACPACGPQVWLEESDGQRLAEGEAAIAHLGRLIRQGEIVGIKGLGGIHLACDATQETAVAALRHRKHRPAKPFALMVRDLAQLRDYCPVNAAEQQVLESPAAPIVLLTPHPECSLAPSLAPGLSALGFMLPHTPLHHLLFEHIEHPIVLTSGNRSSEPQSITNDEARDLRAIAPYLLLHNRDIINRVDDSVVRVITGQPQILRRARGYAPAPLPLPPGFEAAPAILAMGSELKTTFCLLRQGEAILSQHLGDLEHPAALLAYQETLKLYLDLFEHQPAAIALDAHPDYRASQLGQRWAAEQQLPVYPIQHHHAHLAAVMVDHHLPIDTPAILGIALDGLGYSETGDLWGGEFLLVDYTAYHRLAHLPPIALLGGAQAMRQPWRNTYAHLRALWPWDDLLSQYGDLPLVQALAQKPRPLLEQMLGSGLRSPLATSAGRLFDAVAAAIGCCFEQVTYEGQGAMELEALIRSDLEPDLVNATPYPIDIDLSQTPHQLSFAPLWTALLNDLRQNVPARMISTRFHLGFAQGIAHLAQHLAQTHHLSTVALSGGVFQNQILLTAVRQQLEQQGLTVLTAQQVPCNDGGLSLGQGAIAAARHLLKHPDHS from the coding sequence ATGGAAGAGGAGTTGCTTGTATCAGAAGACATTCGAGTGGAGGGAATCGTTCAGGGTGTAGGATTTCGTCCAACAGTATATCGCCTAGCGGAACAGTATGAGCTACGAGGGTGGGTACTCAACGATGGAGCAGGCGTATGGATCCGCGTAGCCGGGGAGCGTGAGCAGATCGAAAGCTTTCTAGACCAGCTTGAGCGATCGCCGCCACCTTTAGCGCGGATTACCCGGATCACCCGAGCCGCCATTCCTCTCACCGCCGTTCCCGAGCAATCGTTTAGCATTGCAGCCAGCCAAACAGGAGCTGTCCGCACCAAGATATCCCCGGATGCCGCCACCTGTACCGCCTGTCAACAGGATTTACGCGATCCCGATAGCCGCTTTTACCGCTACCCCTTCACCAACTGCACCCACTGCGGCCCGCGGCTAAGCATCATCCGTGCCATCCCCTACGATCGCCACCAGACCAGCATGTCTGCCTTTCCGATGTGTGTAGCCTGCGAGGGCGACTATCAAGCGATCGCCAACCGCCGCTTCCATGCCCAGCCGATCGCCTGTCCTGCCTGCGGCCCTCAGGTATGGCTAGAGGAGAGCGATGGTCAACGCCTAGCTGAAGGAGAAGCAGCGATTGCCCACCTAGGTCGGCTGATACGGCAAGGTGAAATTGTTGGAATTAAAGGACTCGGCGGCATCCACCTAGCCTGCGACGCCACCCAAGAAACTGCCGTCGCTGCCCTGCGCCATCGTAAACACCGCCCCGCTAAACCCTTTGCCCTGATGGTGCGGGATCTTGCCCAACTGCGCGACTACTGTCCTGTGAACGCAGCAGAGCAACAGGTTCTAGAAAGCCCCGCCGCCCCCATCGTCCTCCTGACCCCCCACCCCGAATGCTCCCTAGCGCCATCCCTAGCTCCCGGCCTATCGGCCCTAGGGTTCATGCTGCCCCACACACCGCTCCACCATTTGCTATTCGAGCATATCGAACACCCCATCGTCCTCACTAGCGGCAATCGGTCTAGTGAACCCCAAAGCATCACCAACGACGAAGCGCGTGACCTGAGGGCGATCGCTCCCTACCTCCTGCTGCACAACCGCGACATCATCAACCGCGTTGATGACTCCGTCGTGCGAGTGATTACAGGTCAACCTCAGATCCTGCGCCGGGCCCGTGGCTATGCCCCCGCCCCCCTGCCCCTGCCCCCCGGCTTTGAAGCAGCCCCTGCGATCCTAGCCATGGGTAGCGAACTGAAAACGACCTTTTGCCTACTGCGCCAAGGCGAAGCCATCCTGTCCCAACACCTAGGCGACCTAGAGCATCCCGCTGCGCTCCTCGCCTACCAAGAAACCCTGAAGCTATACCTAGATCTATTTGAGCATCAACCAGCAGCGATCGCCCTCGATGCCCATCCCGACTATCGGGCCAGCCAACTAGGTCAGCGCTGGGCCGCCGAGCAGCAGCTCCCCGTTTATCCCATCCAGCATCACCATGCCCACCTTGCCGCCGTCATGGTAGACCATCACCTACCCATCGACACCCCAGCGATTTTAGGCATAGCCCTAGATGGCCTAGGCTATAGCGAAACCGGCGACCTTTGGGGCGGCGAATTTTTGCTGGTTGACTACACCGCCTATCACCGCCTAGCCCACCTGCCCCCCATCGCCCTACTGGGTGGTGCTCAAGCCATGCGCCAACCCTGGCGTAACACCTATGCCCACCTACGCGCCCTGTGGCCCTGGGACGACTTGCTCAGCCAATACGGCGACCTACCGCTCGTGCAAGCCCTAGCGCAAAAGCCGCGTCCCCTGTTAGAGCAGATGTTAGGGAGCGGTCTGCGATCGCCCCTAGCTACCTCCGCCGGGCGATTATTTGACGCCGTCGCCGCCGCCATCGGCTGCTGCTTCGAGCAGGTTACCTATGAAGGTCAGGGCGCGATGGAACTAGAAGCCCTCATTCGGTCAGACCTGGAGCCAGACCTGGTCAACGCTACCCCCTACCCCATTGATATTGACCTGAGCCAGACCCCGCATCAGCTCTCCTTTGCCCCCCTTTGGACAGCCCTCCTCAACGATTTACGTCAGAACGTCCCTGCCCGTATGATCTCCACCCGTTTTCATCTAGGCTTTGCCCAAGGAATTGCCCACCTAGCCCAGCATCTAGCGCAGACCCATCACCTAAGCACCGTGGCTCTATCTGGCGGCGTGTTTCAAAATCAGATATTGCTGACCGCTGTCCGTCAGCAGTTAGAACAGCAAGGTCTCACTGTCCTAACAGCCCAGCAAGTACCTTGTAACGATGGTGGCCTATCCCTAGGACAAGGCGCGATCGCCGCAGCTCGCCACTTGCTAAAACATCCTGATCATTCATAG